The Scomber japonicus isolate fScoJap1 chromosome 9, fScoJap1.pri, whole genome shotgun sequence genome includes a region encoding these proteins:
- the clip1a gene encoding CAP-Gly domain-containing linker protein 1 isoform X1 — protein MSTAKGSGIKGPSKIARPGTGAPKTNPSTAKAAAVDKSSASASGGDGQSAGEDFQVGERVWVNGNKPGYIQFLGEAQFAPGQWAGIVLDEPIGKNDGSVAGVRYFQCEALRGIFTRPSKLSRTEGEANGTQTAPPSRASSPTPSVSSVASHTPAKKSTLPSTTTAKKASSTTPATPATPATPTTPTTPATPSSNLARTNSESVSNLSETGSVKKGERELKMGDRVLVGGTKAGVVRFLGETDFAKGEWCGVELDEPLGKNDGAVAGTRYFQCQPKYGLFAPVHKVTRIGFPSTTPAKAKTTVRKVVATPSGLKRSPSASSISTMSSVASSVSAKPSRTGLLTETSSRYNRKISGTTALQEALKEKQQHIEQLMAERDMERAEVAKATSHAGEMQQEITLLRDDQEQMESKMDQLRALVEAADKDKVELLNQLEEERRKVEDLQFRVEEACITKGDLETQTRLEHVHIKELEQSLLFEKTKAEKLQRELEDTRVATVSERSRIMELEKDLSMRTREVTDLQLRLGTQQGSEDSNSNLSPLLEEINSLRDQLASQDTKQQEELVKYKEKLETQEKTHSEAVAQLQASSIRLSSDNEQLQMRLSQAEKQNTETIEQWRSKLESAISSHQQAMEELKLSFSQGAGEQATELVETKSALERQKLEHHLALEEAGAKHEADTKAWIQETQALKAQLSSLTDDKERLEESLRSSVERTEEQHLVEMEDVLGKLHAAEIMVKELEEKQATLAQQAQDKDEKTKEQMVELVALRSQVAQSNQECVTLKTQLEEVQSQENSQGTKVGELNSLLEAQQQEVVSLQQNLTTVKQEKDSLEQELGGLKQKLSESTEEQTKSGKTMQETLEKLSKKEEQCTSLTTESESLRSQLNGLERKLKAADEKLEQLANDKSKLENDISDMMKASGDSSVQLTKMNEDLMQKARRLEELQSHLAEEKEKVAELNEKLQQDTSRKNQELKETRDAHQSQISSLQEKVAALEKTVQKGETLTEELKTSQEKALSQASELHAKELEVLQGQVDKFKQELSASKDKTQELQKQVSELQPYKEQVQCLSAELDSYKHEVEHLSKKLEMQNIDLEHMCKEREDIKAEKCKLEKQLSDVQSKLFTLETSHKELLVQNEELLATRDKLSKHQEELLTNSKRSGEEKTSLNKELEKLKKDLQDVQNENANLKHAKGEHEAQIEELQKHNAEKNDMLLKHKQDIQQIEAKKKQLLEDYENACKEKNRLEEDLNESKTKLTCEKDNLILERDSARNAKKSLDAKNAELQAKLKSVNFEKEDLTMKNTQLQALTETLTNEKAEMSSEISAAISDKKSLETVKEELQNKLSVTKKDLESSVRECEELKASKLSLAKMLDEFKTSNQVTDSERLHLLQEKDDLLAIQRKVCNEKEELIKEIQELKEKLKVSTEQLSQSNEKLKDTLSSFEQEKQAFRQQSSETEMTLHAIRKEKMSLESALEQQKMDYERLAGEKGELEDKHTKANSEKSALSLERDKLASDIRTTKDQLDSYSRSNADLIQEKSHLTAMLEETKSQKDIVEAEINSLKREKADLQNELQKHNSDIKLLEKGKSELVQEHSKLKMDFEKANLELVQQVDKLTKDSQRLQSLQDESDKNMQSMQTENKKLLQELQDLKCQSESVLEAKVLLQSQLQAESSEMNKVISDKDVLSKQIEDLQNTLSKLKQENEKISSNLKNADEKNKSFVENMDALGAQLKQREQETSRLSEDKEQLLSKLEEMGKQMTVLTTEKDDLLAGQCKLEQDVSSLNTGRENWLAEKSKLLGDLEKLKASQQQLEVDVKTLKTDKEHLEKQYKSAVAEVSASAVVKEEISSSISQLTAQKDALQVERDEATQRVRQLESQLNKAISKQLEASEASGQTAEVLEQLTKEKSSLLQEKTEAQALLEELRRSKQETETQLDALKKENSQHQDDLNVSKEQLCTETERTKSLCQEIEKLKEAVSVKSQSLQKMQDENNKLTQDLDSKHKGQSDLVKLKDERSKLKKQLEELKQSESTLKEQLDKEKAALQQSIHKNSALISEKDQEVENMRSQLTALREKNASAKTLQDTIQVLEQDKAHLQERLQRLEKDHAAGPDAISKSLGDAVLDQLREDKETAESQIEFLNSVIVDLQRKNEELKDKLEKMAAAALNGNNPGELDNYDSLDKEPLKKKPPPRLFCDICDCFDLHDTEDCPTQMQMPDSPPHTTYHGNKGEERPYCDICEVFGHWTDSCNDDQTF, from the exons ATGAGTACAGCCAAGGGCAGCGGGATCAAAGGGCCCAGCAAGATAGCCAGGCCAGGGACTGGAGCACCCAAGACCAACCCCAGTACAG CGAAAGCTGCTGCGGTGGACAAATCATCTGCAAGTGCCAGTGGAGGAGATGGACAGAGTGCTGGGGAGGACTTCCAGGTCGGGGAGCGAGTATGGGTGAACGGGAATAAGCCAGGCTACATACAGTTTTTGGGAGAGGCACAGTTTGCCCCTGGACAGTGGGCAGGGATTGTTCTAGATGAGCCGATTGGGAAGAATGATGGCTCAGTGGCAGGAGTGCGCTACTTTCAGTGCGAAGCCCTTCGAGGAATATTTACTCGCCCATCCAAGTTGTCTCGCACAGAAGGGGAGGCCAATGGAACTCAAACGGCACCGCCATCCCGCGCTTCCTCACCCACCCCTTCAGTTAGCAGCGTGGCCTCCCATACTCCCGCCAAAAAATCAACGTTACCCTCAACTACCACAGCCAAGAAGGCCTCGTCCACTACACCAGCTACACCAGCTACACCAGCTACACCAACTACACCAACTACACCAGCCACACCATCTTCCAACCTCGCACGCACAAACAGTGAATCTGTGTCCAACCTCTCAGAGACTGGATCAGTCAAAAAAGGGGAAAGGGAACTGAAAATGGGTGACCGTGTACTG GTTGGTGGTACAAAGGCAGGAGTGGTACGTTTCCTCGGAGAAACAGATTTCGCCAAAGGCGAGTGGTGTGGTGTGGAACTTGATGAGCCCTTAGGAAAGAATGATGGGGCAGTGGCAGGCACAAG ATATTTTCAGTGTCAACCCAAGTATGGATTATTTGCTCCAGTGCACAAAGTCACACGAATTGGCTTCCCTTCCACCACACCAGCCAAAGCAAAGACAACGGTTCGGAAAGTAGTTGCGACACCATCAGGGCTGAAGCGAAGCCCCAGTGCCTCCTCCATCAGTACCATGAGCTCTGTGGCCTCCTCTGTCAGCGCCAAGCCTAGCCGCACAGGCCTG CTAACAGAGACATCATCACGGTATAATCGTAAGATTTCAGGCACCACAGCCCTGCAGGAAGCGCTGAAGGAGAAGCAACAGCACATTGAGCAACTTATGGCAGAGAGGGACATGGAGAGAGCTGAGGTCGCCAAGGCTACTAGCCATGCTGGAGAGATGCAGCAAGAAATTACCCTGCTCAGGGATGACCAGGAGCAG ATGGAGTCTAAGATGGATCAGTTACGTGCCTTGGTAGAAGCTGCAGACAAAGATAAAGTAGAGCTGCTGAATCAACTTGAGGAGGAGCGTAG GAAGGTGGAGGACCTTCAGTTCCGTGTAGAAGAAGCTTGTATCACCAAAGGAGACCTGGAG ACGCAGACCAGACTGGAGCATGTCCACATTAAGGAGCTTGAACAGAGCCTGCTCTTTGAAAAGACCAAAGCTGAGAAACTCCAAAGAGAGTTAGAAGACACTAGG gtTGCTACTGTGTCGGAAAGATCCCGAATTATGGAGCTTGAGAAGGACCTTTCCATGCGAACCAGAGAGGTAACTGACCTGCAGCTACGTCTTGGGACCCAGCAGGGCTCTGAGGACTCAAACTCTAATCTGTCCCCCCTTCTGGAAGAGATAAACTCTCTGAGGGATCAGTTGGCTTCCCAAGACACTAAGCAACAAGAAGAGCTGGTGAAATACAAGGAGAAGCTGGAGACTCAAGAGAAGACCCACAGTGAGGCAGTTGCCCAGCTTCAGGCCTCATCCATTAGGCTCTCCAGTGATAACGAGCAGCTGCAGATGCGCTTAAGCCAGGCTGAGAAACAGAACACTGAAACTATTGAACAGTGGCGTTCCAAATTGGAGTCTGCCATTTCCTCTCATCAGCAAGCCATGGAGGAGCTGAAGCTGTCCTTCAGTCAGGGCGCAGGTGAGCAGGCAACAGAGCTTGTAGAAACCAAAAGTGCACTTGAGAGGCAAAAGTTGGAGCACCATTTGGCTCTAGAGGAGGCCGGTGCCAAACATGAAGCTGACACTAAAGCTTGGATTCAGGAAACACAGGCACTGAAGGCACAGCTTTCGTCTTTGACTGACGACAAAGAGCGACTGGAGGAGTCACTACGGTCCAGTGTTGAAAGAACTGAGGAGCAACATCTTGTGGAGATGGAGGATGTCCTCGGAAAGCTTCATGCTGCTGAAATTATGGTTAAAGAGCTTGAGGAGAAACAAGCAACGTTGGCACAACAGGCCCAAGACAAGGATGAAAAAACCAAAGAGCAGATGGTAGAACTGGTGGCTCTGCGCAGCCAAGTGGCACAAAGTAACCAGGAGTGTGTGACCCTGAAGACTCAGTTAGAGGAGGTTCAGAGCCAAGAAAACTCACAGGGTACCAAG GTCGGTGAATTGAACTCTTTGTTGGAGGCTCAACAGCAAGAAGTCGTCTCCCTACAGCAGAATTTGACCACTGTAAAACAGGAGAAGGATTCCCTTGAGCAGGAGCTTGGAGGCCTG AAACAAAAGTTGTCCGAAAGCACAGAGGAGCAGACTAAATCAGGAAAAACAATGCAAG aAACTCTTGAGAAGCTCAGTAAGAAGGAAGAGCAGTGCACATCGTTGACCACAGAATCAGAGTCTCTTAGAAGTCAGCTTAATG GGCTGGAAAGGAAGCTGAAGGCTGCAGATGAAAAGCTTGAACAGCTTGCAAATGACAAAAGCAAGCTGGAAAATGATATTTCAGACATGATGAAGGCATCTGGGGATAGCTCAGTGCAGCTAACCAAAATGAATGAAGACCTCATGCAGAAAGCAAG GAGGCTTGAGGAGCTCCAGAGTCACCTtgcagaggagaaggagaaggtggCGGAGTTGAACGAAAAACTCCAACAGGATACATCCCGCAAGAACCAGGAGCTGAAAGAGACCAGAGATGCACATCAGTCTCAAATAAGTAGCCTTCAGGAGAAGGTTGCTGCCTTG GAGAAGACTGTGCAAAAGGGTGAGACTCTGACTGAGGAACTGAAAACCTCACAGGAGAAAGCTCTCTCCCAGGCCTCAGAGCTTCATGCGAAGGAACTTGAGGTGCTGCAGGGTCAGGTTGACAAGTTTAAGCAGGAACTGTCGGCCTCCAAGGACAAAACCCAGGAACTACAGAAGCAGGTGTCTGAGCTGCAGCCATACAAGGAACAGGTTCAG TGTCTTTCTGCTGAGCTTGACTCCTACAAGCATGAGGTTGAACATTTGTCCAAAAAACTGGAAATGCAAAATATAGATCTGGAGCACATGTGTAAGGAAAGAGAGGATATTAAAGCTGAGAAATGCAAACTGGAGAAACAGCTTTCAGATGTGCAGAGCAAGCTTTTTACTCTCGAGACAAGTCACAAGGAGCTTTTAGTCCAGAATGAAGAACTGCTAGCAACCAGAGATAAGCTTTCAAAACATCAAGAGGAACTACTCACCAACAGCAAGCGTTCAGGTGAAGAAAAAACCTCATTGAACAAGGAGCTGGAGAAGCTTAAAAAGGATCTTCAGGATGTGCAGAATGAAAACGCAAATCTGAAGCATGCTAAAGGTGAACACGAGGCCCAAATTGAGGAGCTTCAGAAACATAATGCAGAGAAGAATGACATGCTCCTCAAGCACAAGCAGGACATCCAGCAGATTGAGGCTAAAAAGAAGCAACTACTCGAGGATTATGAAAATGCCTGCAAAGAAAAGAACAGGCTTGAAGAGGACCTCAATGAAAGCAAGACTAAGCTCACATGTGAGAAGGACAATTTAATTTTAGAGAGAGACTCTGCAAGAAATGCCAAAAAGTCTCTGGATGCAAAAAATGCTGAGTTGCAGGCCAAACTTAAATCGGTGAACTTTGAGAAAGAAGATCTTACGATGAAGAACACCCAGCTGCAGGCCCTCACAGAGACGTTAACTAATGAGAAGGCTGAAATGTCCTCTGAAATCAGTGCTGCAATCTCGGATAAAAAGAGCCTTGAGACAGTGAAGGAGGAGCTCCAGAACAAGCTCAGTGTCACCAAGAAAGACTTGGAGAGTTCAGTCCGTGAATGTGAAGAACTTAAAGCGTCAAAGCTGAGCCTGGCCAAGATGCTGGACGAGTTCAAGACGAGCAATCAGGTGACTGATTCGGAGAGGCTTCACCTTCTGCAGGAGAAAGATGACTTACTTGCGATCCAAAGAAAGGTCTGTAATGAGAAAGAGGAGTTAATCAAAGAAATACAAGAATTAAAGGAGAAGCTTAAAGTCTCAACAGAACAGCTGTCTCAGTCCAATGAGAAATTAAAAGACACGTTATCATCTTTTGAGCAAGAGAAGCAAGCGTTTCGGCAGCAGAGTTCAGAAACTGAGATGACTCTCCATGCTATacgaaaagaaaagatgagCCTGGAATCGGCACTAGAACAGCAGAAGATGGATTATGAGCGTTTGGCGGGGGAGAAGGGAGAGTTAGAAGATAAGCACACGAAAGCCAATTCTGAGAAAAGTGCTCTTTCTCTTGAGCGAGATAAGCTAGCTAGCGATATCCGAACAACTAAAGACCAGTTGGACAGTTACTCCAGATCTAATGCCGACCTTATTCAAGAGAAGTCTCATTTAACAGCAATGCTAGAGGAAACAAAAAGCCAGAAAGACATAGTAGAAGCCGAGATAAACTCTTTGAAACGAGAAAAGGCTGATCTTCAAAATGAACTGCAGAAGCATAATTCTGATATTAAACTTCTTGAAAAAGGCAAAAGTGAGCTTGTTCAAGAGCATAGTAAACTAAAAATGGATTTTGAGAAAGCTAATTTAGAACTTGTTCAACAGGTAGATAAACTTACAAAAGATAGTCAGCGTTTGCAATCATTGCAGGATGAATCTGACAAAAACATGCAGTCCATGCAGACAGAGAATAAGAAGCTGCTTCAGGAGCTCCAGGACTTAAAATGCCAGAGTGAGTCAGTGTTGGAGGCCAAGGTCCTTCTTCAGAGCCAGCTACAGGCTGAGTCTAGTGAAATGAATAAAGTTATTTCTGACAAGGACGTTCTCTCCAAGCAAATTGAAGATCTGCAAAACACATTGTCCAAACTTAAACAAGAAAATGAGAAGATTTCTTCAAACCTCAAGAATGCAGATGAGAAAAACAAGTCTTTTGTGGAAAATATGGACGCACTTGGCGCGCAACTGAAGCAGCGAGAGCAAGAAACCAGTCGGCTGTCCGAAGATAAAGAACAATTATTATCTAAACTTGAAGAGATGGGCAAACAAATGACCGTCCTGACCACAGAGAAGGACGATCTTTTAGCTGGACAGTGTAAATTAGAGCAGGACGTTTCTTCTCTCAACACTGGCCGGGAAAATTGGCTCGCAGAGAAGTCGAAGCTCCTTGGAGATTTAGAGAAGTTAAAGGCTAGCCAGCAACAACTAGAGGTTGATGTGAAGACCCTAAAAACCGATAAAGAACATTTGGAAAAGCAGTACAAGAGTGCTGTCGCAGAGGTATCGGCTTCTGCCGTCGTGAAAGAAGAGATTTCCTCCAGCATCTCACAGTTAACAGCTCAGAAGGATGCCCTGCAGGTGGAGAGAGATGAAGCTACCCAGCGAGTCAGGCAGCTCGAGTCCCAACTAAACAAAGCTATTTCTAAGCAGCTTGAG GCTTCAGAGGCTTCAGGCCAGACTGCTGAAGTCCTCGAGCAGCTGACAAAAGAGAAATCCAGTTTGCTGCAGGAGAAAACTGAAGCCCAGGCTCTGCTGGAGGAGCTGCGGCGTTCCAAGCAGGAGACGGAGACACAG CTCGACGCATTGAAAAAAGAGAATTCCCAGCACCAAGATGATCTGAATGTATCCAAAGAGCAGCTTTGTACAGAAACTGAGAGGACCAAGAGTCTGTGCCAGGAAAT TGAGAAGCTTAAAGAAGCAGTTTCTGTGAAGTCGCAGTCGCTGCAGAAGATGCAGGATGAGAACAACAAGCTGACCCAGGACCTCGACAGCAAACACAAAGGCCAGAGTGATCTTGTGAAG ctcAAGGATGAGCGCTCAAAACTCAAAAAACAGTTGGAAGAGTTGAAGCAAAG TGAGAGCACCTTGAAGGAGCAGTTGGACAAGGAGAAGGCTGCCCTCCAACAGTCCATCCATAAAAACAGTGCCTTAATCTCAGAGAAGGACCAGGAGGTGGAAAACATGAGGAGCCAG CTGACTGCACTGCGTGAGAAAAACGCCTCAGCTAAGACATTGCAGGATACAATTCAGGTCTTGGAGCAGGACAAGGCTCACCTACAGGAGCGTCTTCAGAGACTGGAGAAGGACCATGCTGCAGGGCCTGACGCCATCAGCAAGTCCTTAG GTGATGCAGTTTTGGACCAACTAAGGGAGGATAAGGAGACTGCAGAGAGTCAG ATCGAGTTCCTGAATTCAGTCATTGTTGACCTTCAGAGGAAGAATGAGGAACTCAAGGACAAATTGGAGAAAATGGCAGCTGCCGCTCTCAACGGGAATAATCCAGGCGAGCTGGATAACTACGATAG tcTCGACAAGGAGCCCTTGAAGAAGAAGCCTCCCCCAAGGCTGTTCTGCGACATCTGCGACTGCTTCGACCTCCACGACACAGAGGATTGTCCCACACAAATGCAGATGCCTGActcccccccacacaccacCTACCACGGCAATAAGGGCGAAGAGCGGCCCTACTGCGACATCTGCGAGGTCTTTGGCCACTGGACCGATTCCTGTAACGACGACCAGACCTTTTGA